From the Candidatus Omnitrophota bacterium genome, one window contains:
- a CDS encoding class I SAM-dependent methyltransferase — translation MIDTENRMVELVDRALLGPALPVWSYTRAYFHWKKFRNVRALFKNAIRKMSGPVKVLDVGCGFGQYVFALDREFGKERKLEFQGVDIDPVNLYCCGLKKDKYKADNVSFGLGNAESLAFADGSFDIIISTELLEHLKEPGRALAEFYRVLKPDGTAIITTPNDSNMVVRLKNMFGRIFRRKTSDRMNEADSEASKAEYRKVGFGHISVKGLREWIRILSDSGFKTEHIKRGSLLLGTPRQDVKRVIAGLFILAEVILDRLPFLRNLSEDVILGARKRNQP, via the coding sequence GGTCCGGCTCTTCCGGTTTGGTCATACACCAGGGCATATTTTCACTGGAAGAAGTTCCGCAATGTCCGCGCTCTTTTTAAGAATGCTATAAGGAAGATGTCCGGCCCGGTAAAGGTCCTGGATGTGGGTTGCGGTTTCGGCCAATATGTTTTCGCTTTAGACCGGGAATTCGGTAAAGAGCGCAAGCTGGAATTTCAGGGAGTAGATATCGACCCGGTCAACTTGTATTGCTGCGGATTGAAGAAAGATAAATATAAGGCGGATAACGTATCATTCGGTTTGGGCAACGCGGAATCCCTGGCGTTTGCTGATGGCAGTTTTGATATTATTATTTCTACCGAGCTGTTGGAGCATTTGAAAGAGCCGGGCCGCGCTTTAGCCGAGTTTTACCGGGTTTTGAAGCCGGACGGAACAGCTATTATCACAACCCCCAATGATTCTAATATGGTGGTCAGGCTAAAGAATATGTTTGGGCGGATATTCCGGAGAAAAACGTCTGATAGGATGAATGAGGCTGATAGCGAGGCCTCAAAAGCCGAGTATCGCAAGGTCGGTTTTGGCCATATTTCAGTTAAAGGCCTGCGGGAATGGATCAGGATATTGTCTGATTCTGGTTTTAAGACCGAGCATATTAAGAGAGGGAGCTTATTATTGGGAACGCCGCGGCAGGATGTTAAAAGAGTTATCGCGGGATTGTTCATCCTGGCCGAAGTTATCCTGGACAGGCTTCCTTTCCTGAGGAATTTATCCGAGGATGTTATTCTCGGCGCAAGGAAGCGAAATCAGCCATAA